From the Babylonia areolata isolate BAREFJ2019XMU chromosome 15, ASM4173473v1, whole genome shotgun sequence genome, one window contains:
- the LOC143290302 gene encoding uncharacterized protein LOC143290302 gives MAIVVCYVVPFVFYLTAVLGNTVKWRVDPSTNRSIAYSVNTSWFPPDGKIQKYLLYYLGFISQPLFFIVVVVCSVVTVVNLRKTYRKRLQMTGARTEEGDVRSNKITTMLLCLCVIYTVIFVPRTCAAIIYTLFPEFNLYRKYHNSFFVVYQIFMLTASCVNSAVNFFAYLALSSKFRRDLKEVCSCFSSRLSTAGHQR, from the coding sequence ATGGCCATAGTGGTGTGCTACGTGGTCCCCTTCGTGTTCTACCTCACGGCCGTTCTGGGAAACACTGTCAAGTGGAGAGTGGACCCTTCGACCAATCGCAGCATCGCTTACAGTGTCAACACCAGCTGGTTCCCTCCGGACGGCAAAATCCAAAAATACCTGCTGTACTATCTCGGGTTCATTTCCCAGCCTTTGTTCTTCATCGTGGTTGTCGTTTGCAGTGTCGTCACCGTCGTTAACCTGCGCAAAACTTATCGTAAACGATTGCAGATGACCGGGGCAAGGACTGAGGAGGGGGATGTTAGGAGCAACAAGATCACCACGATGCTGCTGTGCCTGTGCGTCATCTACACCGTCATCTTCGTCCCCCGCACGTGCGCTGCCATCATCTACACCCTTTTCCCAGAGTTCAATCTGTATCGAAAGTACCATAACTCTTTTTTCGTCGTGTACCAGATTTTCATGCTGACTGCTTCGTGCGTCAACTCTGCGGTGAATTTTTTCGCCTACCTCGCTCTCAGTTCCAAATTTCGCAGGGATCTGAAAGAGGTGTGTTCCTGCTTTTCGTCAAGACTAAGCACGGCTGGTCATCAGCGCTAA